In Salinigranum marinum, one DNA window encodes the following:
- a CDS encoding NADH-quinone oxidoreductase subunit J has translation MATVYELAAFLLFALVTVGSSLGVVLVRDVWHSALLLGAALLSVAVHYVMLQAEFLAAMQILVYVGGVLILITFAVMLTRTETEPDEPEVSRT, from the coding sequence ATGGCTACCGTTTATGAACTGGCCGCGTTCCTGCTGTTCGCCCTCGTGACCGTGGGGAGCAGTCTGGGCGTCGTCCTCGTGCGGGACGTCTGGCACTCCGCACTCCTGCTCGGGGCGGCGCTTCTGAGCGTCGCGGTGCACTACGTGATGTTACAAGCGGAGTTCCTCGCCGCGATGCAGATCCTCGTCTACGTCGGCGGGGTTCTCATCCTCATCACGTTCGCCGTGATGCTGACGCGGACGGAGACAGAACCGGACGAACCGGAGGTGAGTCGCACATGA
- a CDS encoding NuoM family protein, translating to MIIEALLAFTFVAALAVMVAPDEYAGRLAFALSLAPVVGSLWMWSRFDASGNALMDGSIAFETDIVWFTLGGFDLHWFVGVDGISLPLVVLTTILTSLAIVSAWTPIAERQSQFYGLMLFMEANLIGVFTALDFFVWFVFWEAVLVPMYFLVGVWGGPRRKYAAIKFFVYTNVASLAMFIGFIALVFGLGDSIGSTRLPEIAMALRADELGSLFGIPAPTLATAAFVAMFVGFAVKVPVAPLHTWLPDAHVEAPTPVSVMLAGVLLKMGTYALLRFNFTMLPEVAVQLAVPIAILAVVSVIYGAMLALAQEDLKRIVAYSSVSSMGYVILGLIAYTTYGVGGATFQMVAHGLISGLMFMTVGVVYNTTHTRMVGDMSGIADRMPVTAGIFVAGAFAYMGLPLMAGFAGEFFIFKGSFESTTFAGMPLFTAAAMFGIVIVAGYLLFAMQRTLFGPFRFDGEYDITEAPVHDVAPLAVLLALIIVLGVAPDLFFGMIQDAVNPILGGVS from the coding sequence ATGATTATCGAAGCTCTACTCGCGTTCACGTTCGTCGCCGCGCTCGCCGTGATGGTCGCCCCGGACGAGTACGCCGGACGCCTGGCGTTCGCGCTCAGTCTGGCACCCGTCGTCGGGAGCCTCTGGATGTGGTCGCGGTTCGACGCGAGCGGCAACGCCCTCATGGACGGCTCGATCGCGTTCGAGACCGACATCGTGTGGTTCACGCTCGGCGGGTTCGACCTCCACTGGTTCGTCGGCGTCGACGGCATCTCCCTGCCGCTGGTGGTACTGACGACGATCCTCACCTCGCTGGCGATCGTCTCGGCGTGGACGCCGATCGCCGAACGTCAGAGCCAATTTTACGGCTTGATGCTGTTCATGGAGGCGAACCTCATCGGCGTCTTCACGGCGCTTGACTTCTTCGTCTGGTTCGTCTTCTGGGAGGCCGTCCTCGTCCCGATGTACTTCCTCGTCGGCGTCTGGGGCGGCCCGCGGCGGAAGTACGCCGCGATCAAGTTCTTCGTCTACACGAACGTCGCCTCGCTGGCGATGTTCATCGGCTTCATCGCCTTGGTGTTCGGGCTGGGTGACTCGATCGGGTCGACCCGGCTGCCCGAGATCGCGATGGCGCTTCGGGCGGACGAACTCGGCTCGCTGTTCGGCATCCCCGCGCCGACGCTCGCCACCGCCGCGTTCGTGGCGATGTTCGTCGGCTTCGCGGTGAAGGTGCCCGTCGCACCCCTACACACCTGGCTGCCCGACGCCCACGTCGAGGCTCCGACGCCGGTGTCGGTGATGCTGGCGGGCGTCCTCCTGAAGATGGGCACGTACGCCCTCTTGCGGTTCAACTTCACGATGCTCCCGGAGGTCGCCGTCCAGCTGGCGGTGCCGATCGCGATCCTCGCGGTCGTCAGCGTGATCTACGGCGCGATGCTCGCGCTGGCCCAGGAGGACCTCAAGCGCATCGTCGCGTACTCGTCCGTGTCGTCGATGGGCTACGTCATCCTCGGGCTCATCGCGTACACGACGTACGGCGTCGGCGGCGCGACGTTCCAGATGGTCGCCCACGGCCTCATCTCGGGGCTGATGTTCATGACCGTCGGCGTCGTCTACAACACGACCCACACCCGGATGGTCGGCGACATGTCCGGCATCGCCGACCGGATGCCCGTCACCGCGGGCATCTTCGTCGCCGGCGCGTTCGCCTACATGGGCCTGCCGCTGATGGCCGGCTTCGCGGGCGAGTTCTTCATCTTCAAGGGCTCGTTCGAGTCGACCACCTTCGCGGGCATGCCGCTCTTTACCGCGGCGGCGATGTTCGGCATCGTCATCGTCGCGGGCTACCTGCTGTTTGCGATGCAGCGGACGCTCTTCGGGCCGTTCCGGTTCGACGGCGAGTACGATATCACGGAAGCGCCCGTCCACGACGTCGCGCCGCTGGCGGTACTGCTCGCGCTCATCATCGTCCTGGGCGTGGCTCCCGACCTGTTCTTCGGGATGATCCAGGACGCCGTCAATCCCATCCTGGGAGGTGTCTCGTAG
- a CDS encoding NADH-quinone oxidoreductase subunit N — protein sequence MYDLALQASLPDWTATAPILALAATALVLLLVDTIDPDSSNSTLLAAVATIGSLVSFGLAGWLLVAGTGQPATGGAIELFGASLVVDGMALFFQLIFASVTALVVVASVDYLKGEAYQGEFYSLVLFAATGMALMAASNSLATAFVSLELASLPSYALVAFLKRNRGSVEASLKYFLIGAVSSAVFAFGISLVYAATGTLVLGDVAAGLAEATGMVGVAGIGVFMILGGFAFKTASVPFHFWAPEAYEGAPAPISGFLSSASKAAGFAVAFRVFTVAFPVGELVPMGIDWPLAFAVLAVVTMTLGNFAAATQENVKRMLAYSSIGHAGYALIGLAALSGGGPNGDVIGASMAHLLVYGFMNTGAFLFIAMTEHWELGRTFEDLNGLSTQAPMACLAMTVFMFSLAGLPPFGGFLSKYALFYSAIEGGFWWLAAVGAVNSALSLFYYSRVVKAMWIEDPVGTVELGSRPLGLYVAVMAAAIGTLLLLPAFGPVVETAQASAAALF from the coding sequence ATGTACGACCTCGCGCTCCAAGCGTCGCTGCCCGACTGGACCGCCACCGCACCGATCCTCGCCCTGGCGGCGACGGCGCTCGTCCTGTTGCTGGTAGACACGATTGACCCCGACTCGTCCAACAGCACGCTGTTGGCGGCCGTGGCGACGATCGGCTCGCTGGTGTCGTTCGGCCTCGCCGGCTGGCTCCTCGTCGCCGGTACCGGCCAACCCGCCACCGGCGGCGCGATCGAGCTGTTCGGTGCCTCCCTCGTCGTCGACGGAATGGCGCTGTTCTTCCAGCTCATCTTCGCCTCCGTCACGGCGCTGGTCGTCGTCGCCTCGGTCGACTACCTCAAAGGCGAGGCGTACCAGGGCGAGTTCTACTCGCTCGTGCTGTTCGCCGCGACGGGGATGGCCCTGATGGCCGCCTCGAACTCGCTGGCGACGGCGTTCGTCTCGCTCGAACTCGCCTCGCTCCCGTCGTACGCGCTCGTCGCGTTCCTCAAGCGCAACCGGGGGAGCGTCGAAGCGAGCCTCAAGTACTTCCTCATCGGCGCGGTGTCGTCGGCGGTGTTCGCCTTCGGCATCTCGCTGGTGTACGCGGCGACCGGGACGCTCGTCCTCGGGGACGTCGCTGCCGGCCTGGCGGAGGCGACCGGCATGGTCGGCGTCGCCGGCATCGGCGTCTTCATGATCCTCGGCGGCTTCGCGTTTAAGACCGCCTCCGTCCCGTTCCACTTCTGGGCACCGGAGGCGTACGAGGGCGCACCCGCACCCATCTCGGGCTTCCTCTCGTCGGCGTCGAAGGCCGCCGGCTTCGCCGTCGCCTTCCGCGTCTTCACGGTCGCGTTCCCCGTGGGCGAGCTGGTGCCGATGGGGATCGACTGGCCGCTCGCGTTCGCAGTGCTGGCCGTCGTCACGATGACGCTCGGCAACTTCGCCGCCGCGACGCAGGAGAACGTCAAGCGCATGCTGGCGTACTCGTCGATCGGGCACGCGGGCTACGCGCTCATCGGCCTCGCCGCCCTCTCGGGCGGGGGACCGAACGGTGACGTCATCGGCGCGTCGATGGCGCACCTCCTCGTCTACGGCTTCATGAACACCGGGGCGTTCCTCTTCATCGCCATGACCGAACACTGGGAGCTCGGGCGGACGTTCGAGGACCTCAACGGGCTGTCGACGCAGGCCCCGATGGCCTGTCTCGCCATGACCGTCTTCATGTTCTCGCTCGCCGGCCTCCCGCCGTTCGGCGGCTTCCTCTCGAAGTACGCGCTGTTTTACTCGGCGATCGAGGGTGGCTTCTGGTGGCTCGCCGCCGTGGGTGCGGTGAACAGTGCGCTGTCGCTGTTCTACTACTCCCGCGTCGTGAAGGCGATGTGGATCGAAGACCCCGTGGGAACGGTCGAACTCGGCTCGCGGCCGCTGGGGCTGTACGTCGCCGTGATGGCCGCGGCGATCGGAACTCTCCTACTCCTCCCGGCGTTCGGTCCCGTCGTCGAGACGGCGCAGGCCTCCGCGGCCGCGCTGTTCTGA
- the nuoK gene encoding NADH-quinone oxidoreductase subunit NuoK, whose amino-acid sequence MVPPQWYLLLAGAVFCIGLFGILTKRNALLFLMSVELMLNAANINLVAFSQFWGNVTGQTFGLFTMALAAAEVAVGIGIILVLYRNFNDVDVTVPKSMRW is encoded by the coding sequence ATGGTCCCGCCGCAGTGGTATCTGCTGCTCGCGGGGGCGGTGTTCTGTATCGGCCTGTTCGGCATCCTGACGAAGCGCAACGCGCTTTTGTTCTTGATGTCGGTCGAGTTGATGCTGAACGCCGCGAACATCAACCTCGTCGCGTTCTCGCAGTTCTGGGGGAACGTCACGGGGCAGACGTTCGGGCTGTTCACGATGGCGCTCGCCGCCGCCGAGGTGGCGGTCGGTATCGGCATCATCCTCGTCCTGTACCGCAACTTCAACGACGTCGACGTGACCGTCCCGAAGAGTATGAGGTGGTAA
- a CDS encoding NADH-quinone oxidoreductase subunit I: MIGLLKGMATTMKHALDGQTFTVEYPDVAPEVSPRFRGVHKFSQERCIWCRQCENVCPNDTIQIVTDDQRNGEEYNLHIGQCIYCRLCEEVCPVDAILLTQNFEFTADTKNEFVYNKEQLKNVPWYKGMDPLNERNPDRNAWVGESDGEVDYQ, translated from the coding sequence ATGATCGGACTACTCAAGGGAATGGCGACGACGATGAAACACGCGCTGGACGGGCAGACGTTCACGGTCGAGTATCCGGACGTCGCGCCCGAGGTGAGCCCCCGGTTCAGGGGCGTCCACAAGTTCTCACAGGAGCGGTGCATCTGGTGCCGGCAGTGTGAGAACGTCTGTCCGAACGACACCATCCAGATCGTGACGGACGACCAGCGAAACGGCGAGGAGTACAACCTCCACATCGGCCAGTGCATCTACTGCCGCCTGTGCGAGGAGGTCTGCCCCGTCGACGCGATCCTGCTCACGCAGAACTTCGAGTTCACCGCGGACACGAAAAACGAGTTCGTTTACAACAAAGAGCAACTGAAGAACGTCCCCTGGTACAAGGGGATGGACCCGCTCAACGAGCGCAATCCCGATCGAAACGCGTGGGTCGGCGAGAGCGACGGCGAGGTCGACTACCAGTAA
- the nuoL gene encoding NADH-quinone oxidoreductase subunit L — MAGILDFAPAIVLLPFFSFVIALFAGRYMPKGGAFAGIAATGGSLLLSVATVLSVAGGGAYNETIYTWAEGLEAVDLTFGLLIDPLAAMMLVIVSLVAFLVHVFSLGYMNDEGETGLPRYYAALGLFTASMLGFVVSNNLLMAFMFFELVGLCSYLLIGFWFREAGPPSAAKKAFLVTRFGDYFFLVGVVAVFATFGTAAFAGEGSFPVLAEQAIAGEASVNTFGFDPMTWFTIVGLLVLGGVIGKSAQFPLHTWLPDAMEGPTPVSALIHAATMVAAGVYLVARMYGFYAVSPTALAIIALIGGFTALVAATMGVVKREIKQVLAYSTISQYGYMMLGLGAGGYVAATFHLMTHAFFKALLFLGAGSVIIAMHHNENMWDMGGLKDRMPVTYYTFLAGSLALAGIFPFSGFWSKDEVLYETLIHGLGGSPILLLAYAMGLLAVFFTGFYTFRMVFLTFHGEPRTETARDPHGVRWNVKAPLGVLGTLAVVAGVVNMVPIEKLLGVGGIDFLHQWLDGGFESLTAHHYGDVLPYSSSYIGGEAATVAIGAAVSLGLALAGAGLAFKLYNVPEPVEHTDKLGNVKTLLYNNYYQDEYQVWLAEEVVRPIARVADKFDQGVVDGVVNGVSSVSLVAGSRIRRIQTGVVSNYAVLLTLGLTALLVVFGLMGGWFA; from the coding sequence ATGGCGGGAATACTCGACTTCGCGCCGGCCATCGTCCTCCTGCCGTTCTTCTCGTTCGTCATCGCCCTGTTCGCCGGGCGGTACATGCCGAAGGGCGGGGCGTTCGCGGGAATCGCGGCGACCGGAGGATCGCTTCTGCTCTCCGTCGCGACGGTGCTGTCGGTCGCCGGTGGTGGGGCGTACAACGAGACGATCTACACGTGGGCCGAGGGGCTAGAGGCGGTCGACCTCACGTTCGGGCTCCTCATCGACCCGCTCGCGGCGATGATGCTCGTCATCGTCTCGCTGGTCGCGTTCCTCGTCCACGTGTTCAGCCTCGGCTACATGAACGACGAGGGCGAGACGGGGCTCCCCAGATACTACGCCGCGCTCGGCCTCTTCACCGCGAGCATGCTCGGCTTCGTCGTCAGCAACAACCTGCTGATGGCGTTCATGTTCTTCGAGCTCGTCGGGCTGTGCTCGTACCTGCTCATCGGCTTCTGGTTCCGCGAGGCCGGCCCGCCGTCGGCGGCGAAGAAGGCGTTCTTAGTCACCCGCTTCGGTGACTACTTCTTCCTCGTCGGTGTCGTCGCCGTCTTCGCGACGTTCGGCACCGCCGCGTTCGCGGGCGAGGGGTCGTTCCCCGTCCTCGCCGAACAGGCGATCGCGGGCGAGGCGAGCGTGAACACGTTCGGCTTCGACCCGATGACGTGGTTCACGATCGTCGGCCTGCTCGTTCTCGGGGGCGTCATCGGCAAGTCCGCGCAGTTCCCCCTCCACACGTGGCTCCCGGACGCCATGGAGGGCCCGACGCCCGTCTCCGCGCTGATCCACGCCGCGACGATGGTCGCCGCCGGCGTCTACCTCGTCGCGCGCATGTACGGCTTCTACGCCGTCTCGCCGACGGCGCTCGCGATCATCGCCCTCATCGGCGGCTTCACCGCCTTGGTGGCGGCGACGATGGGCGTCGTCAAGCGCGAGATCAAGCAGGTGCTCGCGTACTCGACAATCTCACAGTACGGCTACATGATGCTCGGGCTGGGCGCGGGCGGCTACGTCGCCGCGACCTTCCACCTGATGACCCACGCCTTCTTCAAGGCGCTCCTGTTCTTGGGTGCCGGCTCCGTCATCATCGCCATGCACCACAACGAGAACATGTGGGACATGGGCGGGCTCAAGGATCGGATGCCCGTCACCTACTACACCTTCCTCGCCGGCTCGCTCGCGCTCGCGGGCATCTTCCCGTTCTCGGGCTTCTGGTCGAAGGACGAGGTGCTGTACGAGACGCTCATCCACGGATTGGGCGGCTCGCCGATCCTCCTGTTGGCGTACGCGATGGGGCTTCTCGCCGTCTTCTTCACCGGCTTCTACACCTTCCGGATGGTCTTCTTGACCTTCCACGGTGAGCCGCGGACGGAGACGGCACGCGATCCCCACGGCGTCCGCTGGAACGTGAAAGCACCCCTGGGCGTCTTGGGGACGCTCGCGGTCGTCGCGGGCGTCGTCAACATGGTGCCGATCGAGAAACTGCTCGGGGTCGGCGGCATCGACTTCCTCCACCAGTGGCTCGACGGTGGCTTCGAGTCGCTCACCGCTCACCACTACGGCGACGTCCTTCCATACTCGTCGTCGTACATCGGCGGTGAGGCGGCGACGGTGGCGATCGGCGCGGCCGTCTCGCTCGGACTGGCGCTCGCCGGTGCAGGGCTCGCGTTCAAGCTGTACAACGTGCCCGAGCCGGTCGAACACACCGACAAGCTCGGGAACGTCAAGACGCTCCTGTACAACAACTACTACCAGGACGAGTACCAGGTCTGGCTGGCCGAAGAGGTCGTTCGACCCATTGCCCGGGTCGCCGACAAGTTCGACCAAGGCGTCGTCGACGGCGTCGTCAACGGCGTCTCCTCCGTGAGCCTCGTCGCGGGGTCGCGGATACGCCGCATCCAGACCGGTGTCGTCTCTAACTACGCCGTGTTGCTCACGCTGGGGCTGACGGCGCTGCTCGTCGTCTTCGGTCTGATGGGAGGCTGGTTCGCATGA
- a CDS encoding proton-conducting membrane transporter yields the protein MTTKPELDLGSHLVPGVAALALFVVMAVAFLSAEFPAPQGFPADANITASIGYAMFNLDFGSVPAESFLVAFLIIAIALDAAIDGAIILARRESDGETVSLLTDGGRELKRAVLGDDADGDADTGGDR from the coding sequence ATGACGACCAAACCAGAGTTGGACCTCGGATCGCATCTCGTACCGGGCGTCGCGGCGCTCGCGCTGTTCGTCGTGATGGCCGTCGCGTTCCTGAGCGCCGAATTCCCGGCCCCACAGGGCTTCCCGGCGGACGCGAACATCACCGCGAGCATCGGCTACGCGATGTTCAACCTCGACTTCGGCTCCGTGCCCGCGGAGTCGTTCCTCGTCGCCTTCCTCATCATCGCCATCGCGCTCGACGCGGCGATCGACGGGGCGATCATCCTCGCGCGGCGCGAGTCCGACGGCGAGACGGTCTCGCTGCTCACGGACGGCGGCAGGGAGCTGAAACGCGCCGTCCTCGGTGACGACGCCGACGGGGACGCAGACACTGGAGGTGACCGCTGA